One window from the genome of Eucalyptus grandis isolate ANBG69807.140 chromosome 7, ASM1654582v1, whole genome shotgun sequence encodes:
- the LOC104454503 gene encoding transcription termination factor MTERF2, chloroplastic-like has protein sequence NIECSNRTEEQSLLTVAERRKFDCYSLEPASDFCSPKCSTFRLKISSCSPKNALWQPWPRSLNLRNRLRALRRSSSPLIDCLVKSLDLPLESAVSISQRLRAHRNGVERADSVIGFLRSSGFGKAQIAKLVTNGPALLLSNVESNLKPKLEYFREIGLSQSVLLGTIAGNSKFFGRSLNSFYKPQIDFLKKYLRTSSALDIAIKRCSWLLTVDRRYTLEPNINLLMREGVRFDDVVILMLYQPKTLVMKVEKMAAFVESVKGLGMEPSSPKFIHCLRVMSSLKESTWREKVENFKSLGWSQEEFRSTFARRPLCLCLSRENIRRKVDFYLNTASIARKVIVSQPLLLEYSVEKRLWPRHSVIMVLRSKGLLKKQNSIVIPFSLSEKSFLEKYVMKHLEQVPHLMEIYRASAAT, from the coding sequence AACATCGAATGTTCGAATCGCACAGAGGAACAATCACTTCTCACCGTCGCCGAACGACGTAAATTCGACTGCTATTCGCTCGAACCCGCGAGCGATTTCTGCTCCCCGAAATGTTCAACGTTTCGGTTAAAAATCTCTTCTTGTTCGCCCAAAAACGCTCTCTGGCAACCTTGGCCGCGCTCCTTGAACCTCCGAAATCGTCTTCGTGCTCTTCGTCGCTCTTCGTCGCCGTTGATTGATTGTCTCGTGAAATCGCTCGATCTTCCTTTGGAATCTGCTGTTTCCATCTCCCAGAGACTCCGTGCCCACCGAAATGGCGTCGAAAGAGCCGATTCCGTTATTGGGTTCCTGCGTTCCTCCGGATTCGGCAAAGCGCAGATCGCGAAATTGGTCACCAATGGACCGGCGCTCCTCCTGTCGAATGTGGAATCGAATCTCAAGCCCAAGTTGGAGTATTTCCGCGAGATTGGGTTATCACAATCGGTCTTGCTCGGTACCATAGCTGGGAACAGTAAGTTCTTTGGTAGAAGCTTGAATTCGTTCTATAAGCCGCAGATTGATTTCCTCAAGAAGTATCTGAGGACCTCCAGCGCCTTGGATATTGCGATCAAGCGCTGTTCTTGGCTTTTGACTGTCGACCGCAGATATACTTTGGAACCTAATATCAATCTCTTGATGAGGGAGGGAGTGAGATTCGATGATGTAGTGATTCTGATGCTCTATCAACCTAAGACATTAGTGATGAAGGTTGAGAAGATGGCTGCTTTTGTTGAATCCGTTAAAGGTCTTGGAATGGAACCGTCCTCGCCAAAATTCATACACTGTCTCAGGGTGATGTCGTCATTGAAGGAGTCGACTTGGCGTGAGAAGGTAGAGAATTTCAAGAGTTTGGGTTGGTCCCAAGAGGAGTTCCGGTCCACGTTTGCTCGTCGCCCGCTCTGTTTGTGTCTTTCCAGAGAGAATATTAGGAGGAAAGTGGATTTTTATCTAAATACTGCGTCGATAGCTCGGAAGGTTATTGTCAGTCAGCCTTTACTTCTTGAATATTCAGTTGAGAAGAGGCTTTGGCCAAGGCACAGTGTGATTATGGTCCTGCGGTCCAAGGGTCTCCTTAAAAAGCAGAATTCCATTGTAATACCATTTTCACTATCTGAGAAGTCGTTCTTGGAGAAGTACGTGATGAAGCACCTGGAACAAGTTCCGCATCTGATGGAGATATACAGGGCATCTGCTGCCACGTGA